One window from the genome of Nicotiana sylvestris chromosome 9, ASM39365v2, whole genome shotgun sequence encodes:
- the LOC104247637 gene encoding large ribosomal subunit protein uL24z-like, which produces MKYNPRVSSSRRKSRKAHFTAPSSVRRVLMSAPLSSELRTKYNVRSMPVRKDDEVQVVRGTYKGREGKVVQVYRKKWVIHIERITREKVNGSTVNVGIHPSKTVITKLRLDKDRKSLIDRKAKGRAAADKDKGTKFTTEDIMQTVD; this is translated from the coding sequence ATGAAGTACAATCCAAGAGTATCCTCCTCCCGCCGGAAAAGCCGAAAGGCTCACTTCACGGCCCCATCAAGCGTCCGCCGAGTGTTAATGAGCGCACCCTTATCCTCCGAATTACGCACCAAGTACAACGTAAGGTCTATGCCGGTAAGAAAAGACGACGAGGTTCAAGTCGTACGAGGAACATACAAGGGGCGTGAGGGTAAAGTTGTCCAAGTTTATCGCAAGAAATGGGTGATTCACATTGAGCGTATAACACGTGAGAAAGTTAATGGATCCACTGTTAATGTTGGTATTCACCCATCTAAGACTGTTATTACTAAGCTCAGGCTTGATAAGGACCGTAAATCTTTGATTGATCGTAAGGCTAAGGGACGTGCTGCTGCTGATAAAGACAAGGGTACTAAGTTCACTACTGAGGATATTATGCAGACCGTTGATTAA
- the LOC104247630 gene encoding mitochondrial outer membrane protein porin 2-like has product MSKGPGLFSDIGKKAKDLLTKDYISDQKLSISTYSDTGVALTSTTVKKGGLSTGDVAAQYKYKNTLIDVKVDTGSNILTTLTLTDIVPSTKTIASMKFPDYSSGKLEAQYFHHHATVTTAVALKQSPAVDLSITLGTPTFALGAEAGYETATGKLTKYTAGISVRKPDSCAAIILGDKGDTIKASYIHHLDALKRTAAVGEITRRFSTNENTFTVGGSYAVDNLTILKLKLNNHGNLGALLQHEVIPKSLLTISSEFDTKALDKTPRFGVALALKP; this is encoded by the exons ATGAGCAAAGGACCTGGACTATTCTCTGATATTGGCAAAAAGGCCAAAG ATCTACTGACGAAGGACTATATCTCTGATCAAAAGTTGTCTATTTCCACTTACAGTGACACAGGAGTG GCCCTTACATCAACTACAGTGAAGAAAGGAGGGCTCTCAACTGGAGATGTAGCAGCTCAGTACAAATATAAGAACACTTTGATTGATGTGAAAGTTGATACAGGATCAAAC ATCTTGACAACTCTTACTTTAACTGACATTGTCCCATCAACAAAAACCATTGCCTCTATGAAATTCCCTGACTACAGTTCTGGCAAG CTAGAGGCTCAGTATTTTCACCATCATGCAACTGTCACCACAGCTGTTGCTCTGAAGCAATCCCCTGCAGTTGATCTTTCAATCACACTTGGTACTCCAACTTTTGCTCTTGGTGCAGAGGCGGGTTATGAGACTGCAACTGGTAAACTGACAAAGTATACTGCTGGTATTAGCGTGAGAAAACCAGATTCCTGTGCTGCTATAATCTT AGGGGACAAAGGGGACACAATTAAGGCATCATACATACATCATCTTGATGCATTGAAGAGGACTGCTGCTGTAGGTGAAATCACTAGGAGGTTCTCCACAAATGAGAACACATTTACAGTTGGAGGGTCCTATGCTGTTGATAACCTGACAATTTTGAAACTCAAACTCAATAATCATGGAAATTTGGGGGCTCTCTTGCAGCATGAGGTGATTCCAAAGTCGTTACTGACCATTTCTAGTGAGTTTGACACCAAGGCCCTGGATAAGACTCCCAGGTTTGGCGTGGCCCTAGCTCTTAAGCCTTGA
- the LOC104247622 gene encoding uncharacterized protein — protein sequence MEKRLRSSLKTSAQEFLSSTAKLGFNKSIKSSLKTLIHTLTSSSDLTTTLPLALHHSISQSIRKYKTLTDSNSTDDAVLSPQTPPTKRLRRSARNKRNDEEENEDKTQLLVENLRIYAYISFLCVSHPKKAFSDSDLLPAVRELHDNLILFESDSVLLSEIANLCEEWWKEDLCGKETLISQSLPFLLSRALTLKKKVYVHRVYMLREAFTLLDFEDESIEDLKHLMMRCVISPLFLKTEDGKKFIAFTFGLSVQVLKEALAMLKSQIPFGRKSVLEAYGEVLFRAWQAAEGLSKDEIENNFLQGLIDSCIHASSGELAVSIRRVLGGFVNQRTTEGVEKLLFRLAEPVIFRSLQVANSNVRQNSLHLFLDLFPLEDPDATKEGKDTLLDKQFFLLDKLLMDECPDVRAVAVEGCCRILHLFWEIIPSPTITKTLTKIFDHMIHDECTEVRLSTVNAMIYLLGNPHSHEVLKVLLPRMGNLILDTSPPVRAAVVDLLLTLTDLRNFQFHKVVHIDLLLSTLANDQPMIGQKITKLLLPSYFPSKVNLREACKRCVTLIKRCPLAGARFCEFAVSEGISLQSWIELLKILISLVVSPGKLEEEQIDGSIIAASHLCIYLVRDGSYHTKLKEELSGERLKRLFGVATSACAQASVCNIISSICPDAVDDLFDECMALVTNCGDLSNSLEKQAEVRSVHKMMLSCSWFDEMLEILARLLQRTASQCHKRFGTELVKFSVPSTKRGNTKSSIKLSSKSKHVKEKKMFGKVKCSFKEEYEITVGVAWQIKDLLLSENTRNAILCSGSLETIFLSLKAISEVSILQCTRCDYMSLSPILAYTALAFHMSFQDNNLRGDKNVNKKKRRTESTNEASEETALELTMDHLLGCTKKLFRISSSELSDLGGDGSDFAKQQRTLNVVKMLTAVLKFIADALTMDLVHKSQEECLSFTLEYIKFIISSLRKHSGEELQFTEDMLKEIYLCLKSSFTYVAKLVNVVLKSFSEASQPLLGAFDIANELLNLYVSIEEYLGYGYAVRLFPAVKPWVPDLILALGSLNLMKQIPVGKSGSFNPKDDLPLWVSTLARTELAEQQDISSDEEPDRISQMEGFKTFKKLVNVMVQLLRANHNVLDAVGLTLLNNLLVGLKSKNFDIVLGLLHFVCVKLVRHEEREWKELTSMLTSLRQIYPQLELETESCDGEDARQVLQSARALVEPVWKCYLSDDGRNSFEEE from the exons ATGGAGAAAAGACTTCGTTCTTCGCTCAAAACCTCAGCGCAAGAATTCCTCTCGTCAACGGCAAAATTAGGGTTTAATAAATCCATTAAATCCTCACTCAAAACCCTAATTCACACCCTCACTTCTTCGTCAGATCTCACTACTACTCTTCCTCTCGCCCTCCACCACTCAATCTCGCAGTCTATCAGGAAATACAAAACCCTAACTGATTCTAACTCTACCGACGATGCCGTTTTATCTCCTCAAACGCCGCCGACGAAACGGCTCCGTCGATCTGCGCGGAACAAGAGGAACGacgaagaagaaaacgaagaTAAAACGCAATTGCTCGTTGAAAATCTTCGTATTTATGCTTACATTTCGTTTTTATGTGTTTCTCATCCAAAAAAGGCCTTTTCTGATTCTGATTTATTGCCGGCGGTTCGAGAGTTACATGATAATTTGATTTTATTTGAGTCTGATTCTGTTTTGTTATCTGAAATTGCTAATTTATGTGAAGAGTGGTGGAAGGAGGATTTATGTGGGAaagaaaccctaatttctcaGTCATTGCCGTTTCTGTTGTCGAGGGCGTTGACGTTGAAGAAGAAAGTGTATGTGCATAGGGTTTATATGCTAAGAGAGGCGTTTACGTTGCTGGATTTCGAGGATGAGAGTATCGAGGATTTGAAGCATTTGATGATGCGTTGTGTGATTTCGCCTCTGTTTTTGAAGACGGAGGATGGGAAGAAATTTATCGCGTTTACATTTGGTTTGAGTGTGCAGGTTCTGAAAGAGGCATTGGCTATGCTTAAATCGCAGATCCCATTTGGGCGTAAGTCTGTGTTGGAGGCATATGGAGAGGTTCTTTTTCGGGCGTGGCAGGCAGCCGAAGGGCTGTCTAAGGATGAGATTGAGAACAACTTCTTGCAGGGGTTGATAGATAGCTGTATACATGCAAGTTCAGGGGAGCTTGCTGTGTCTATTAGAAGAGTTTTAGGGGGTTTTGTTAATCAGAGAACTACAGAGGGTGTTGAGAAGCTCCTTTTTCGTCTTGCCGAGCCCGTCATTTTCCGATCCTTGCAG GTTGCAAACTCAAATGTCCGACAAAATTCATTGCACTTATTTCTTGACCTATTCCCTCTTGAAGATCCTGATGCGACAAAGGAGGGGAAAGACACACTCCTAGATAAACAGTTCTTTCTGCTGGACAAATTACTAATGGATGAGTGCCCTGATGTGCGGGCTGTAGCAGTTGAAGGTTGTTGCCGCATTCTTCATTTGTTTTGGGAAATTATCCCTTCACCAACAATCACTAAAACTCTTACCAAAATCTTTGATCATATGATACACGATGAATGCACTGAGGTTAGGTTGTCAACAGTAAATGCTATGATATACCTACTTGGAAACCCCCATTCTCACGAGGTCCTTAAAGTGCTTTTACCTAGAATGGGCAATTTGATTCTTGATACTTCTCCTCCAGTTCGTGCTGCAGTTGTAGATCTCCTTCTCACTTTAACTGATTTAAGAAATTTTCAGTTTCACAAG GTTGTGCATATAGACCTTTTGTTGTCTACACTTGCAAATGACCAACCAATGATTGGTCAAAAAATCACTAAGCTTCTCCTTCCTTCATACTTCCCCTCAAAAGTAAACCTGAGAGAAGCATGTAAGCGATGTGTCACACTTATAAAAAGGTGTCCTTTGGCTGGTGCAAGGTTCTGTGAATTTGCTGTGTCGGAAGGAATCTCGCTACAGTCATGGATAGAACTTTTGAAAATTCTTATCAGTTTGGTTGTATCACCTGGCAAGCTGGAGGAGGAGCAGATTGATGGTTCAATTATTGCAGCCTCCCACCTCTGTATCTATCTTGTACGTGATGGATCTTATCACACTAAACTTAAAGAGGAATTGTCTGGTGAAAGACTCAAGCGATTGTTTGGTGTTGCAACCTCAGCATGTGCCCAGGCCTCTGTCTGTAACATTATTTCAAGTATCTGTCCAGATGCAGTTGATGACCTTTTCGATGAATGCATGGCCTTGGTAACAAATTGCGGAGATTTATCCAATTCCTTAGAAAAGCAAGCTGAGGTGAGGTCTGTCCACAAGATGATGCTATCTTGCAGTTGGTTTGACGAGATGCTTGAAATTCTAGCTAGGCTTCTGCAAAGAACTGCCTCCCAATGCCACAAAAGATTTGGAACAGAACTGGTAAAATTCAGTGTTCCGTCAACTAAACGGGGGAATACTAAATCCTCCATCAAGCTCTCCTCTAAATCAAAGCATGTGAAGGAGAAAAAGATGTTCGGTAAGGTTAAATGTAGCTTCAAGGAAGAGTATGAAATCACTGTAGGAGTGGCTTGGCAGATAAAGGACCTCCTTTTATCTGAAAATACAAGAAATGCTATTCTATGCAGTGGAAGCTTAGAGACTATATTCCTTTCTTTGAAGGCCATATCTGAAGTTAGCATTCTACAATGTACACGATGTGATTATATGAGCTTGTCACCAATTTTGGCATACACAGCTCTTGCTTTTCACATGTCTTTTCAGGACAACAACTTAAGGGGAGACAAAAATGTCAATAAGAAGAAGCGTAGAACGGAATCTACTAATGAAGCATCAGAG GAAACGGCATTGGAACTGACAATGGATCATCTTCTTGGCTGCACAAAGAAGCTATTCAGGATATCATCTAGTGAATTATCTGACCTTGGCGGTGATG GATCTGATTTTGCTAAACAACAGAGGACATTAAATGTGGTCAAGATGCTAACTGCAGTGCTGAAGTTCATTGCTGATGCTCTTACGATGGATCTTGTCCATAAAAGCCAGGAGGAATGCCTATCTTTTACTCTGGAATACATTAAATTTATCATCTCAAGTTTGAGGAAACATTCTGGTGAGGAGCTGCAATTTACGGAAGACATGTTGAAAGAGATATATCTCTGTCTGAAGAGTTCCTTCACATATGTAGCCAAGTTGGTGAATGTAGTGCTCAAGAGTTTTTCTGAAGCGTCACAACCCTTATTGGGAGCTTTTGACATCGCCAATGAACTGTTAAACCTCTACGTTTCGATTGAAGAGTACTTGGGCTATGGATATGCAGTTCGTCTTTTTCCTGCAGTCAAACCATGGGTTCCTGATTTAATTCTGGCATTAGGATCTTTAAACCTGATGAAGCAGATTCCTGTAGGCAAATCTGGTTCTTTTAATCCAAAAGATGATCTTCCATTATGGGTATCCACATTAGCAAGGACAGAGCTGGCTGAACAACAAGATATAAGTTCTGATGAGGAGCCTGATAGAATTTCTCAGATGGAGGGCTTCAAGACATTCAAGAAACTTGTAAACGTAATGGTTCAGCTGTTGAGAGCTAACCATAATGTGCTGGATGCAGTTGGGCTGACTTTATTGAACAATTTGCTGGTTGGGCTGAAAAGCAAGAATTTTGATATTGTGTTGGGGCTCTTGCATTTTGTGTGTGTTAAGCTAGTCAGACATGAGGAAAGAGAGTGGAAGGAACTTACATCAATGTTGACATCCCTCCGGCAGATCTACCCTCAACTGGAGTTGGAAACAGAATCATGTGACGGTGAGGATGCAAGGCAGGTGTTACAGAGTGCAAGGGCATTGGTTGAACCTGTTTGGAAATGTTATTTATCTGATGATGGGAGGAATTCCTTTGAAGAAGAGTAG